From the Corynebacterium zhongnanshanii genome, the window GTCAGCACAGTTCCTCTGAGAAACCCGTGACGGGTGAACGCCGTCAGGGCGTAGTTGCTGCACGTCGGATCAAAACGACACGTCGAACCCATCTTAAGGCCTGACAAGTGCTCTTGGTAAAAAAGGATCAACCGGCGCGCCGCAGGAGCGCCGTCGCCGTCGATGGCGGTGTGCTCAGCGTAGGCATCGCGCGGCTCACCGGAGCGGTCATAGGCTGCGCCGGATGCAGCTGTACACATCAGCTTTAATCTCCTGATAGGTTGCGCTCCCACTGGCGGGGAGGGCGCGAAGAACGATGTGGGCGCCCGTAGGAATATCCAAGGATTGGAGAGCTTCGGCGCTGGCGTGACGCAGAAGGCGGGACGTGTGGTGACGAGCCACGGCATTTCCTACAGCCTTAGACACAATCAGTCCCACGCGCGGGCCTCCCACGGACGCCACGGAAGACTTATCCACGAGAGTGTAAGCAACCACAGTAGCCGAGCCCTTTTTGCGACCCTTCTTCACGGTCCGGCCGAATGCCGCGGTGGAACGAAGCCGGTGTTGTGGAGGGAGCATGTTCAATCCTTAGAGTGACGGGCACAAAGTGACAGGCGCGGGATGAACACGCATCACATACGCCAAATCCCCCGCATCGCCCTCCAGTGCGGAGGGCGACAGCGGGGGAGTACCAACTACCTTAAGCAGTCAGGGACTTAC encodes:
- the yidD gene encoding membrane protein insertion efficiency factor YidD, giving the protein MDGDGAPAARRLILFYQEHLSGLKMGSTCRFDPTCSNYALTAFTRHGFLRGTVLTVKRLARCGPWHPGGWDPVPPRRTQRH
- the rnpA gene encoding ribonuclease P protein component — protein: MLPPQHRLRSTAAFGRTVKKGRKKGSATVVAYTLVDKSSVASVGGPRVGLIVSKAVGNAVARHHTSRLLRHASAEALQSLDIPTGAHIVLRALPASGSATYQEIKADVYSCIRRSL